A region from the Nocardioides coralli genome encodes:
- a CDS encoding hydantoinase B/oxoprolinase family protein, producing the protein MSNRSRRVPTQFPYGHLTDDAGAGADPVLTEIVQGTLASVEMEVETAIARTSRSPMIRDAHDFRAGIHDRLLRKLTGRSYSALVHPVARDFPIAEMREGDVFFHNDVYRSEGGIGHLPDLCVTVPVFAGPAGERAVVAFVQAFGHHDDIGGAVPGSMPSQATSVFEEGLMVPPIRLWDQGRPNRSALAIMTRNSRMPESLAADLDAECSACLMGARRLGEMFDRYGVAAVESCFDAILSRTTETYRREILAKIPVGTWTWEDYAEHDGVDEPRLHAQRITLTRTAPDDPDGERLVLDFDGTGPQAKGPINHCGDYSDGVFLKKWLAPILRNLADTPERMAELDVNEGVVPLIEMRFPEPGTLLTPVFPAPTNARTFVILRLLGVLAGVVAKAVDGRMPADQETIRYTGVYGEDREGRPYLMREVLGGGSGGRYYADGEDTIHVVPDSRNLPSEFTESRFPFLVESLSLAVDSGGAGEFRGGLGYEKHIRMLKDAHFMSIADRSILACWGVRGGRAGAPFQVTVDPGGPHERDVDALADAEPVKAGEVIRIRTTGGGGWGDPLRREPELVVRDVVWRKVSPEAALRDYGVVLTGSVEGDDLAHDATATEAERAGRTVEADAPFFDRGPGYARLADGAAYADVDRV; encoded by the coding sequence GTGAGCAACCGATCCCGCAGGGTCCCGACCCAGTTCCCCTACGGCCACCTCACCGACGACGCCGGTGCCGGCGCCGACCCGGTCCTGACCGAGATCGTGCAGGGCACGCTGGCCAGCGTCGAGATGGAGGTCGAGACCGCCATCGCCCGCACCTCGCGCAGCCCGATGATCCGGGACGCCCACGACTTCCGCGCGGGTATCCACGACCGCCTCCTGCGCAAGCTCACCGGCCGCTCGTACTCCGCCCTCGTCCACCCGGTGGCGCGCGACTTCCCGATCGCGGAGATGCGGGAGGGTGACGTCTTCTTCCACAACGACGTCTACCGCTCCGAGGGCGGCATCGGCCACCTGCCGGACCTGTGCGTCACGGTGCCGGTGTTCGCCGGCCCCGCGGGGGAGCGGGCGGTCGTCGCCTTCGTCCAGGCCTTCGGCCACCACGACGACATCGGCGGCGCGGTGCCCGGCTCGATGCCGAGCCAGGCCACCAGCGTCTTCGAGGAGGGCCTGATGGTCCCCCCCATCCGGTTGTGGGACCAGGGCCGCCCCAACCGGAGCGCGCTGGCGATCATGACCCGCAACTCCCGGATGCCGGAGTCGCTGGCCGCCGACCTCGACGCCGAGTGCTCGGCCTGCCTCATGGGCGCCCGGCGGCTGGGGGAGATGTTCGACCGGTACGGCGTGGCGGCGGTCGAGTCGTGCTTCGACGCCATCCTGTCGCGCACCACCGAGACCTACCGGCGGGAGATCCTGGCCAAGATCCCTGTCGGCACCTGGACGTGGGAGGACTACGCCGAGCACGACGGCGTGGACGAGCCGCGGCTGCACGCGCAGCGGATCACCCTGACCCGCACCGCCCCCGACGACCCCGACGGCGAACGGCTGGTGCTCGACTTCGACGGCACCGGCCCGCAGGCGAAAGGACCGATCAACCACTGCGGCGACTACAGCGACGGGGTCTTCCTCAAGAAGTGGCTGGCACCCATCCTGCGCAACCTCGCCGACACCCCGGAGCGGATGGCCGAGCTCGACGTCAACGAGGGGGTCGTGCCCCTCATCGAGATGCGGTTCCCCGAGCCGGGCACCCTGCTCACGCCCGTCTTCCCGGCGCCGACCAACGCCCGGACCTTCGTGATCCTGCGGCTGCTCGGTGTGCTGGCCGGGGTCGTGGCGAAGGCGGTCGACGGGCGGATGCCGGCCGACCAGGAGACCATCCGCTACACCGGCGTCTACGGCGAGGACCGCGAGGGCCGCCCCTACCTGATGCGCGAGGTGCTCGGGGGCGGCTCCGGTGGCCGCTACTACGCCGACGGCGAGGACACCATCCACGTCGTGCCCGACTCCCGGAACCTCCCCAGCGAGTTCACCGAGTCCCGCTTCCCCTTCCTCGTCGAGTCGCTGTCGCTCGCGGTCGACTCGGGCGGCGCCGGGGAGTTCCGCGGCGGTCTCGGCTACGAGAAGCACATCCGGATGCTCAAGGACGCCCACTTCATGTCGATCGCCGACCGCTCGATCCTCGCGTGCTGGGGGGTGAGGGGTGGCCGCGCCGGCGCACCGTTCCAGGTCACCGTCGACCCCGGCGGACCCCACGAGCGCGACGTGGACGCCCTGGCCGACGCCGAGCCGGTGAAGGCCGGTGAGGTGATCCGGATCCGCACCACCGGCGGCGGCGGCTGGGGCGACCCGCTGCGCCGTGAACCGGAGCTGGTGGTGCGCGACGTCGTGTGGCGCAAGGTCTCGCCGGAGGCGGCGCTGCGCGACTACGGCGTGGTGCTCACCGGATCGGTCGAGGGTGACGACCTGGCGCACGACGCCACCGCCACCGAGGCGGAGCGGGCCGGCCGTACCGTCGAGGCCGACGCGCCCTTCTTCGACCGGGGCCCGGGCTACGCCCGGCTGGCCGACGGGGCGGCGTACGCCGACGTGGACCGGGTCTGA
- a CDS encoding nucleoside deaminase — MALDDTDLAHLRRCVALAREALDDGDEPFGSVLVDAAGEVRFEDRNRVKGGDHTRHPELAIARWSAAHLAPAERAAATVYTSGEHCPMCAAAHGWVGLGRVVYAVSAARLSAWREEWGLPPGAVRPLPIGEVAPGVPVDGPAAELEAEMRELHHRSVATGP; from the coding sequence GTGGCGCTCGACGACACCGACCTCGCGCACCTGCGCCGGTGCGTCGCGCTGGCCCGTGAGGCCCTCGACGACGGCGACGAGCCCTTCGGGTCGGTCCTGGTCGACGCCGCCGGCGAGGTCCGGTTCGAGGACCGCAACCGGGTCAAGGGCGGCGACCACACCCGCCACCCCGAGCTCGCGATCGCCCGGTGGTCCGCCGCCCACCTCGCTCCCGCCGAGCGCGCGGCGGCGACCGTCTACACCTCGGGCGAGCACTGCCCGATGTGCGCGGCGGCCCACGGCTGGGTGGGCCTCGGTCGCGTCGTCTATGCCGTGTCGGCCGCACGGCTCAGCGCCTGGCGCGAGGAGTGGGGGCTGCCACCCGGGGCGGTCCGGCCGCTGCCGATCGGCGAGGTGGCGCCCGGTGTGCCCGTCGACGGACCCGCGGCCGAGCTGGAGGCCGAGATGCGGGAGCTCCACCACCGCAGCGTGGCGACCGGGCCGTGA
- a CDS encoding SDR family oxidoreductase, whose translation MTTTVAVVGGSGKTGRVVRAALTHRGAASFPTGRDDWDALARALAPADRLYLVAPNLHPDEPAYVAAVLEAAHAAGIERVVYHSVAAPHAPAMPHHLAKAEAEDLVRRSGLGWTVLQPGAYVQNLPLDGSPVRVPYRADVPFGFAHLPDVGEAAAAVLLGEGHEGATYELASFRASVAEVAGVVGAPVEVLTPEAWAAGEGAGLDARRRTWLLAMFAYYDQHGLPVGTGPISLLLGGPPTPLRAACSLKGDPARRTMDRGPEPTR comes from the coding sequence GTGACCACCACGGTCGCCGTGGTCGGGGGCTCCGGCAAGACCGGCCGGGTGGTCCGTGCGGCGCTCACGCACCGCGGGGCCGCGTCGTTCCCCACCGGCCGCGACGACTGGGACGCCCTCGCCCGCGCGCTGGCACCGGCCGACCGGCTCTACCTGGTGGCGCCCAACCTGCACCCCGACGAGCCGGCGTACGTCGCCGCGGTGCTCGAGGCGGCGCACGCGGCCGGGATCGAGCGGGTGGTCTACCACTCGGTCGCCGCTCCGCACGCACCCGCGATGCCCCACCACCTCGCCAAGGCCGAGGCGGAGGACCTGGTCCGCCGGTCGGGGCTGGGCTGGACGGTGCTGCAGCCGGGTGCCTACGTGCAGAACCTGCCGCTGGACGGCAGCCCGGTCCGCGTCCCCTACCGGGCCGACGTGCCGTTCGGCTTCGCACACCTCCCCGACGTCGGGGAGGCCGCCGCTGCGGTCCTGCTGGGGGAGGGGCACGAGGGCGCGACCTACGAGCTCGCCTCCTTCCGGGCCAGCGTGGCGGAGGTCGCGGGGGTGGTGGGCGCCCCGGTCGAGGTGCTGACCCCCGAGGCGTGGGCCGCCGGCGAGGGAGCCGGGCTGGACGCACGTCGTCGCACGTGGCTGCTCGCGATGTTCGCCTACTACGACCAGCACGGCCTGCCGGTCGGGACCGGGCCGATTTCGCTGCTGCTGGGCGGGCCGCCGACCCCGCTGCGGGCAGCGTGCTCCTTGAAGGGCGACCCGGCGCGACGCACGATGGACAGAGGCCCGGAACCGACGAGGTGA
- a CDS encoding carbamate kinase, translating into MRVLLALGGNAMANDEGRVRVEDQQAAAAVAMRAVAELIAAGADVVLTHGNGPQVGNLLVKNEIAAAVVPPVPLDWCGVQTQATLGFTLMNALDNELSGRGIERPTATVVTRTRVAADDAGLSAPTKPIGRYLPEDEARPLMEHGQVWEDRGERGWRRVVASPEPLEILDAGAIRCLVDARYVVVAAGGGGVPVVREDGGLRGVEAVIDKDLAAALLAATVDAEVLVIATDVPHAVLRFGQPDAEELGRVSVSAMRDHLREGHFGSGSMGPKVEAACRFVEQGGRHAAITRLDRILDAVEGRAGTLVVPD; encoded by the coding sequence ATGAGGGTGCTGCTGGCACTGGGCGGCAACGCCATGGCCAACGACGAGGGTCGCGTCCGCGTCGAGGACCAGCAGGCCGCCGCGGCGGTCGCGATGCGGGCCGTCGCCGAGCTGATCGCCGCCGGCGCTGACGTGGTGCTGACCCACGGCAACGGCCCGCAGGTGGGCAACCTGCTGGTCAAGAACGAGATCGCCGCGGCCGTGGTGCCACCCGTCCCGCTCGACTGGTGCGGGGTGCAGACCCAGGCCACCCTCGGGTTCACCCTGATGAACGCGCTCGACAACGAGCTCTCCGGCCGGGGCATCGAGCGCCCGACGGCCACCGTGGTGACCCGGACCCGGGTCGCGGCCGACGACGCCGGGCTGAGCGCCCCCACCAAGCCGATCGGTCGCTACCTCCCCGAGGACGAGGCCCGGCCCCTGATGGAGCACGGGCAGGTCTGGGAGGACCGCGGCGAGCGCGGCTGGCGCCGGGTGGTCGCCTCCCCGGAGCCCCTGGAGATCCTCGACGCCGGCGCCATCCGCTGCCTCGTCGACGCGCGGTACGTCGTGGTCGCCGCCGGCGGTGGCGGCGTCCCCGTCGTGCGCGAGGACGGTGGGCTGCGGGGTGTCGAGGCGGTCATCGACAAGGACCTCGCCGCCGCCCTGCTCGCGGCGACCGTGGACGCCGAGGTGCTCGTCATCGCCACCGACGTGCCGCACGCCGTGCTCCGCTTCGGTCAGCCCGACGCCGAGGAGCTCGGCCGGGTGAGTGTGTCGGCGATGCGCGACCACCTGCGGGAGGGTCACTTCGGCAGCGGCTCGATGGGCCCCAAGGTGGAGGCCGCCTGCCGCTTCGTGGAGCAGGGCGGGCGCCACGCCGCCATCACCCGTCTCGACCGGATCCTCGACGCGGTCGAGGGCCGCGCCGGGACCCTCGTCGTCCCCGACTGA
- a CDS encoding ring-opening amidohydrolase has translation MPSAIEVRKVPIHSVADASELTRLIEDGVMAADRVIAIIGKTEGNGGVNDYTRIIADRAFREALVEQGADPEAVAEIPIVWSGGTDGVISPHATIFATTDVADDDPSKQEMRLTAGFAMSEQLLPEDIGRTAMVSKVADAVRVAMERAGIDDPADVHYVQTKTPLLTIHTIRDAKSRGKTVWTEHTHESMDLSNGCTALGIAVALGEIDMPRDEDVMHDRSLYSAVASCSSGVELDRAQVVVVGNATGVGGRYRIGHAVMEDALDQDGIWAAIRDAGLELPERPHTSDLDGRLVNVFLKCEASQDGEVRGRRNAMLDDSDVHWHRQIKACVGGVTAAVTGDPAVFVSVSAAHQGPEGGGPVAAIVDVG, from the coding sequence ATGCCCAGCGCCATCGAAGTCCGCAAGGTCCCCATCCACTCGGTCGCGGACGCCTCCGAGCTGACGCGGCTCATCGAGGACGGGGTGATGGCCGCGGACCGCGTCATCGCGATCATCGGCAAGACCGAGGGGAACGGTGGGGTCAACGACTACACCCGGATCATCGCCGACCGCGCGTTCCGCGAGGCCCTCGTCGAGCAGGGCGCCGACCCCGAGGCGGTCGCGGAGATCCCGATCGTGTGGTCGGGCGGCACCGACGGCGTGATCAGCCCCCACGCGACGATCTTCGCGACGACCGACGTGGCCGACGACGACCCCTCCAAGCAGGAGATGCGGCTGACGGCGGGCTTCGCCATGAGCGAGCAGCTGCTGCCCGAGGACATCGGCCGGACCGCGATGGTGAGCAAGGTCGCCGACGCGGTCAGGGTGGCGATGGAGCGGGCCGGGATCGACGACCCGGCCGACGTCCACTACGTCCAGACCAAGACCCCGCTGCTGACCATCCACACCATCCGCGACGCCAAGAGCCGCGGCAAGACGGTCTGGACCGAGCACACGCACGAGTCGATGGACCTCTCCAACGGCTGCACGGCGCTCGGCATCGCCGTCGCCCTCGGCGAGATCGACATGCCCCGCGACGAGGACGTCATGCACGACCGGTCGCTCTACTCCGCGGTGGCGTCGTGCTCCTCGGGCGTCGAGCTCGACCGCGCGCAGGTGGTCGTGGTCGGCAACGCCACCGGCGTGGGCGGTCGCTACCGGATCGGGCACGCGGTGATGGAGGACGCGCTGGACCAGGACGGCATCTGGGCCGCGATCCGCGACGCGGGCCTCGAGCTGCCCGAGCGGCCCCACACCTCCGACCTCGACGGCCGGCTGGTCAACGTGTTCCTGAAGTGCGAGGCCTCCCAGGACGGGGAGGTGCGCGGACGTCGCAACGCGATGCTCGACGACTCCGACGTCCACTGGCACCGCCAGATCAAGGCGTGCGTCGGCGGGGTCACCGCGGCGGTCACGGGTGACCCGGCGGTGTTCGTGTCGGTGTCGGCGGCCCACCAGGGGCCCGAGGGTGGCGGCCCGGTGGCTGCCATCGTCGACGTGGGCTGA
- a CDS encoding TIGR03086 family metal-binding protein gives MSEATDSVIMLNRALDQMGDLIAAVHEDQLGRPTPCSGWAVGQLVAHVLAGPRRFLEMAEGGEPDFSTNPAPPEHGWAETFRESADDLIHHWHQEGEDASPEAVDWQTAEFALHGYDLAKALGRRTDRLDPEVAERGYAYMSRVLTPDNRGQAFAAEQQAPADADPYERLAAFAGREVA, from the coding sequence ATGTCCGAGGCCACCGACTCCGTGATCATGCTCAACCGTGCCCTCGACCAGATGGGCGACCTCATCGCCGCGGTCCACGAGGACCAGCTCGGGCGACCGACCCCCTGCTCGGGCTGGGCGGTGGGCCAGCTGGTGGCCCACGTGCTGGCCGGTCCGCGCCGCTTCCTCGAGATGGCCGAGGGCGGTGAGCCCGACTTCTCGACCAACCCGGCCCCGCCCGAGCACGGCTGGGCGGAGACCTTCCGGGAGTCGGCCGACGACCTCATCCACCACTGGCACCAAGAGGGCGAGGACGCCTCGCCCGAGGCGGTGGACTGGCAGACCGCCGAGTTCGCGCTCCACGGCTACGACCTCGCCAAGGCCCTCGGTCGCCGGACCGACCGGCTCGATCCCGAGGTGGCAGAGCGGGGCTACGCCTACATGTCGCGGGTCCTGACACCGGACAACCGGGGCCAGGCCTTCGCCGCCGAGCAGCAGGCTCCCGCCGACGCCGACCCCTACGAACGGCTGGCGGCCTTCGCCGGGCGCGAGGTCGCCTGA
- a CDS encoding ATP-dependent helicase: MTTYRLVADRATATTPVLDEHQQAVVDHAGGPLLVLAGPGTGKTTTLVEAIARRIEDGADPASVLALTFSRKAAEQLRDRVIARVGRTVSSTLGATFHSFAYGLIRQWSPPELYDGPLRLLSAPEQDVVLQQILTREAESIVWPESIRGAIGTRGFAGEVAQVLARAQEKGLGSEALRRLGEEEQVPEFVAAAAFMEQYDAVAASQNHLDYPSLIATAVRMLQDPEQPVRDALRAQLRHVFVDEYQDTDPAQVALLRALAGDGRDLTVVGDPHQAIYAFRGAEVRGILEFPDRFRTVAGEPAPTVVLGTTRRFGPRILRAARGVSARLPLPGAVPASALNRFLEPVSEVSEPGEVDLLTFDTDRAEAEHLADLLRRAHLEDGVPWSDMAVLVRSGRATIPGLRRALVAAGVPVDVAADDTPLVREPAVQPLLAALALVVDAEVADPADPSFVGPQRVSELLATPLAGMDATDVRSVARRLRARDRERATAEGRPPRRSPDLLRDAVLDPRVLAAVTDPTPGERKALAIAELLAGARELRAAGATVEELLWHLWAGTTWPQRLRDTTERGGLAARLAHRDLDAVVALFDAAVRAEEQREHTSAGAFLDTLRAQQIPGDTLAETGVRDHAVRLLTAHRAKGLEWPLVVVAHVQEDAWPDLRRRATLLRADRIGVSGLVPPTTARELLADERRLFYVAVTRATRRLVVTAVRSTDDEGEQPSRFLEELFPDEPGRRISHVPGRPRRPLSLPGLVAELRRTVADPDQPEPLRRAAALRLARLTAAHRAGEVRVPWADPASWWGTRAWSVGDEPLRPLDQPVVISASTLTSVDQCPAKWFLEREGGGERPAGQAQGFGNVVHALADRIGRGEVELAGRTSESVVEELMAQVDTVWSQIPFRTPWSAESERSKVREALVGFLSRHRSAEARELVGTEQPLRAEVELADGQRVLLHGYADRIELDTEGRVVVVDLKTGKTAPTKEELRVHPQLGLYQLAVEHGAVPGHDVPGGAELWHLRQQLATSGMRVQQQAPQVPDEDGVRPIERQLSEAVGRLRDEEFPARPGPQCSYCAFERFCPAQTSGTVLS, encoded by the coding sequence ATGACGACGTACCGCCTGGTCGCCGACCGCGCGACCGCGACGACGCCGGTGCTCGACGAGCACCAGCAGGCCGTCGTCGACCACGCCGGCGGGCCGCTCCTCGTCCTCGCCGGGCCCGGCACCGGCAAGACCACCACGCTCGTCGAGGCCATCGCGCGCCGCATCGAGGACGGCGCCGACCCCGCGTCGGTGCTGGCCCTCACCTTCTCCCGCAAGGCCGCCGAGCAGCTGCGCGACCGCGTGATCGCGCGCGTCGGTCGCACCGTCTCCTCCACGCTGGGAGCGACGTTCCACTCCTTCGCCTACGGCCTGATCCGCCAGTGGTCGCCGCCGGAGCTCTACGACGGGCCGCTGCGGCTGCTGTCGGCCCCCGAGCAGGACGTCGTGCTCCAGCAGATCCTCACGCGGGAGGCGGAGTCGATCGTCTGGCCCGAGTCGATCCGTGGCGCGATCGGGACCCGCGGCTTCGCCGGCGAGGTGGCGCAGGTGCTCGCGCGAGCCCAGGAGAAGGGGCTCGGCTCCGAGGCGTTGCGGCGGCTCGGTGAGGAGGAGCAGGTCCCGGAGTTCGTCGCGGCGGCGGCCTTCATGGAGCAGTACGACGCGGTGGCGGCCAGCCAGAACCACCTCGACTACCCCAGCCTCATCGCCACCGCGGTGCGCATGCTCCAGGACCCCGAGCAGCCGGTCCGCGACGCGCTGCGGGCCCAGCTGCGCCACGTGTTCGTCGACGAGTACCAGGACACCGACCCCGCCCAGGTGGCGCTGCTGCGCGCCCTGGCGGGCGACGGTCGCGACCTCACCGTCGTGGGCGACCCCCACCAGGCCATCTACGCCTTCCGCGGCGCCGAGGTCCGCGGGATCCTCGAGTTCCCCGACCGGTTCCGGACCGTGGCCGGCGAGCCGGCGCCCACCGTGGTGCTCGGCACGACCCGCCGGTTCGGGCCGCGCATCCTGCGGGCCGCCCGGGGCGTGTCGGCACGGTTGCCGCTCCCGGGCGCGGTGCCCGCCAGCGCCCTCAACCGTTTCCTCGAGCCGGTCTCGGAGGTGTCCGAACCCGGCGAGGTCGACCTGCTGACCTTCGACACCGACCGCGCGGAGGCCGAGCACCTCGCCGACCTGCTGCGCCGCGCCCACCTCGAGGACGGCGTGCCGTGGTCCGACATGGCCGTGCTGGTGCGCTCCGGGCGTGCGACCATCCCCGGCCTGCGGCGGGCCCTGGTCGCCGCCGGCGTGCCGGTCGACGTCGCCGCCGACGACACGCCGCTCGTGCGCGAACCGGCGGTGCAACCACTGCTCGCGGCGCTCGCGCTGGTCGTCGACGCCGAGGTGGCGGACCCGGCGGACCCCTCCTTCGTCGGGCCGCAGCGGGTCTCCGAGCTGCTCGCCACCCCGCTGGCGGGCATGGACGCCACCGACGTCCGGTCGGTGGCCCGACGGCTGCGGGCGCGCGACCGTGAGCGGGCCACCGCGGAGGGCCGGCCTCCTCGGAGGTCGCCCGACCTGCTCCGCGACGCGGTGCTCGACCCCCGGGTGCTGGCCGCGGTCACCGACCCGACGCCGGGGGAGCGCAAGGCGCTGGCGATCGCCGAGCTGCTCGCCGGGGCCCGCGAGCTCCGTGCCGCGGGAGCCACGGTCGAGGAGCTGCTGTGGCACCTGTGGGCCGGCACCACGTGGCCCCAGCGGCTGCGCGACACGACCGAGAGGGGTGGGCTGGCCGCCCGGCTCGCCCACCGCGACCTCGATGCCGTCGTGGCCCTCTTCGACGCGGCCGTCCGGGCCGAGGAGCAGCGGGAGCACACCTCGGCCGGAGCGTTCCTGGACACCCTGCGCGCCCAGCAGATCCCGGGCGACACCCTCGCCGAGACCGGTGTGCGGGACCACGCGGTGCGGCTGCTGACCGCACACCGGGCCAAGGGCCTCGAGTGGCCCCTCGTGGTCGTGGCCCACGTCCAGGAGGACGCCTGGCCAGACCTGCGCCGACGCGCGACCCTGCTGCGCGCCGACCGGATCGGTGTCTCGGGGCTGGTGCCTCCCACCACCGCCCGCGAGCTCCTGGCCGACGAGCGACGCCTGTTCTACGTCGCCGTCACCCGCGCCACCCGCCGCCTCGTGGTGACGGCGGTGCGCTCGACCGACGACGAGGGCGAGCAGCCCTCGCGCTTCCTCGAGGAGCTCTTCCCCGACGAGCCCGGGCGCCGGATCAGCCACGTGCCGGGACGACCTCGGCGGCCGCTCTCGCTGCCCGGCCTGGTCGCCGAGCTGCGACGTACGGTCGCCGACCCCGACCAGCCCGAACCGCTGCGTCGGGCGGCCGCACTCCGGCTGGCGCGGCTCACCGCTGCCCACCGCGCAGGCGAGGTGCGCGTGCCGTGGGCCGACCCGGCCTCCTGGTGGGGCACCCGCGCCTGGAGCGTCGGCGACGAGCCGTTGCGACCCCTCGACCAGCCGGTGGTGATCTCGGCCAGCACCCTGACCAGCGTCGACCAGTGCCCGGCCAAGTGGTTCCTGGAGCGCGAGGGCGGGGGCGAGCGGCCCGCTGGTCAGGCGCAGGGCTTCGGCAACGTCGTGCACGCGCTGGCCGACCGCATCGGTCGCGGCGAGGTCGAGCTCGCCGGCCGTACCTCCGAGTCGGTCGTCGAGGAGCTGATGGCCCAGGTCGACACGGTGTGGTCCCAGATCCCGTTCCGCACGCCGTGGTCGGCGGAGTCGGAGCGGAGCAAGGTCCGCGAGGCGCTGGTGGGGTTCCTGTCCCGACACCGCAGCGCCGAGGCGCGCGAGCTGGTCGGCACCGAGCAGCCGCTCCGGGCAGAGGTCGAGCTCGCCGACGGCCAGCGGGTGCTCCTCCACGGCTACGCCGACCGGATCGAGCTCGACACCGAGGGCCGGGTGGTGGTCGTGGACCTCAAGACCGGCAAGACCGCGCCGACCAAGGAGGAGCTGCGCGTCCACCCCCAGCTCGGCCTCTACCAGCTCGCGGTCGAGCACGGCGCGGTGCCCGGCCACGACGTGCCGGGTGGTGCCGAGCTGTGGCACCTGCGGCAGCAGCTCGCGACCTCGGGGATGCGCGTGCAGCAGCAGGCGCCCCAGGTGCCCGACGAGGACGGGGTGCGCCCCATCGAGCGGCAGCTGAGCGAGGCCGTCGGCCGGCTGCGCGACGAGGAGTTCCCCGCCCGCCCGGGCCCCCAGTGCAGCTACTGCGCGTTCGAGCGGTTCTGCCCTGCCCAGACCTCCGGCACGGTGCTGTCGTGA